Proteins co-encoded in one Schaalia radingae genomic window:
- a CDS encoding RelA/SpoT family protein: MSERTKPPSRPKAPSAGSFVRSGLVWFGSRGRTTAPEIEPLVRALRANHPKADISVIERAYETAEVHHRGQKRASGEPYITHPVAVATILAEMGMTTPTLVAALLHDTVEDTDYTVEQLTADFGESIALLVDGVTKLDKIRYGTAAQSETLRKMIVAMSRDIRVLLIKLADRLHNARTWKYVSPESAKRKAKETLEIYAPLAHRLGMNTIKWELEELSFKTMLPEIYEEIDRLVQQRTPRRETYLRDVIAQIEEDLRRAGIRGTVGGRPKNHYSIYQKMIVRGKAFDEIFDLVAVRVLVDSVKDCYAVLGAMHGRWNPIPGRFKDYIAMPKFNFYESLHTTVVGPGGKPVEIQIRTYEMHERAENGVAAHWKYKENPNATSGTSDAMSTNEQMNWLRALVEMERETGDPEEFLDSLRYEIAGEEVYVFTPRGEVVVLPAHATPVDFAYAVHTEVGHHTVGARVNARLVPLDTQLESGDTCEIITSKSEKAGPSHDWLAFVASPRARSKIKSWFSRERREGAIEAGKEALARAMRKQNLPLQRLMNHESILSVATDLGYQDVSGLYAAVGENHLSAHNVVSKLVENLGGGAGTEETLAEGITPGDTRTRKATSDVGIVVSGMSSNDIWVKLARCCSPVPGDPIMGFITRGQGVSVHHSDCLNAARLEELHPERLIDVSWDTNRSNAQYRVQIELRSLDRAGLLSDLTKVLSDYSVNILTGSMSTSADQVASTRFTFELADMAHLNAVLSALRRVDGVFEARRVTGTRKRARESRADES, encoded by the coding sequence GTGAGTGAGAGAACTAAACCACCGAGCAGGCCGAAAGCGCCGTCGGCAGGGTCCTTTGTGCGGTCGGGACTGGTCTGGTTTGGTTCGCGAGGGCGCACGACCGCACCTGAGATTGAACCATTGGTGCGTGCCTTGCGCGCCAACCACCCGAAAGCAGATATCTCAGTTATTGAGCGCGCCTATGAGACGGCTGAAGTTCATCACAGAGGGCAAAAACGCGCATCTGGCGAGCCGTACATCACTCATCCCGTCGCAGTGGCGACGATTCTGGCTGAAATGGGCATGACGACGCCAACGCTGGTGGCGGCGCTGCTGCATGACACGGTTGAGGACACGGATTACACGGTTGAGCAGCTCACCGCTGACTTTGGTGAGTCAATCGCACTGCTGGTCGACGGTGTCACCAAGCTCGATAAAATCCGCTATGGCACCGCAGCCCAGTCGGAAACACTGCGCAAGATGATCGTGGCGATGAGTCGGGATATCCGCGTGCTGTTGATCAAACTTGCAGATCGCCTGCACAATGCGCGCACGTGGAAGTACGTCTCGCCTGAATCCGCTAAACGCAAGGCGAAAGAGACACTGGAGATTTATGCGCCGCTTGCCCACCGCCTGGGCATGAACACGATCAAGTGGGAGCTTGAAGAGCTGTCATTCAAGACGATGCTGCCGGAAATCTACGAAGAGATTGACCGGCTTGTTCAACAGCGCACACCGCGCCGCGAAACCTATCTGCGTGACGTGATCGCGCAGATCGAAGAGGATCTGCGGCGCGCCGGAATTCGCGGAACGGTCGGCGGGCGCCCGAAGAACCACTATTCGATCTACCAGAAGATGATTGTGCGCGGCAAAGCGTTCGATGAGATTTTCGATCTGGTGGCGGTGCGAGTCCTTGTTGACAGTGTCAAAGACTGTTACGCCGTTTTGGGCGCAATGCACGGCAGGTGGAATCCGATTCCGGGCAGGTTCAAGGATTACATCGCCATGCCGAAGTTCAACTTCTACGAATCGCTGCACACGACGGTGGTCGGGCCGGGCGGCAAGCCGGTGGAAATCCAGATACGTACATATGAGATGCACGAGCGTGCCGAAAATGGCGTAGCCGCTCACTGGAAGTACAAGGAGAACCCGAACGCAACATCGGGCACGTCCGACGCAATGAGCACCAATGAGCAAATGAATTGGTTGCGCGCTCTGGTGGAAATGGAACGGGAAACAGGTGACCCGGAAGAGTTCCTCGACTCGCTGCGCTACGAAATTGCCGGCGAAGAAGTCTACGTGTTCACCCCGCGAGGCGAAGTTGTCGTGCTGCCTGCACACGCCACACCCGTCGACTTTGCCTACGCCGTCCACACCGAGGTCGGCCATCACACTGTCGGTGCACGCGTCAACGCCCGCCTCGTTCCTCTTGATACGCAGCTGGAATCGGGCGACACGTGTGAAATCATCACCTCGAAGTCAGAAAAGGCCGGCCCGTCTCATGACTGGTTGGCATTTGTGGCGTCCCCTCGTGCACGATCGAAAATCAAATCGTGGTTCTCGCGCGAACGCCGTGAGGGAGCCATCGAAGCCGGCAAGGAAGCACTGGCGCGCGCGATGCGCAAACAGAACCTGCCTCTGCAGCGCCTGATGAATCATGAATCGATCCTGTCGGTGGCAACTGACCTGGGTTACCAGGACGTGTCGGGTCTGTACGCGGCAGTAGGAGAGAACCACCTGTCTGCCCACAATGTCGTGTCCAAACTGGTGGAGAACCTGGGCGGGGGAGCCGGCACTGAAGAGACGCTTGCTGAAGGCATCACACCAGGCGATACGCGCACACGCAAGGCGACCTCGGATGTGGGCATCGTGGTGTCTGGAATGAGTTCCAATGACATCTGGGTGAAGCTGGCCCGATGCTGTTCGCCGGTGCCCGGCGACCCGATTATGGGGTTCATCACACGTGGGCAAGGTGTTTCCGTCCACCACAGTGACTGTTTGAACGCAGCCCGTCTGGAAGAGCTCCACCCTGAACGTCTCATTGATGTCTCGTGGGATACGAACCGTTCGAACGCGCAGTACCGCGTCCAAATTGAATTGCGTTCACTGGATCGGGCTGGATTGCTGTCGGATCTGACGAAGGTCCTGTCGGATTATTCGGTCAATATTCTGACCGGATCAATGTCGACGTCGGCTGACCAGGTGGCCTCTACGCGCTTCACATTCGAACTTGCGGACATGGCACATCTGAACGCCGTTTTATCTGCTCTCAGACGTGTTGATGGTGTTTTTGAGGCGCGTCGCGTGACGGGCACCCGGAAACGTGCGCGTGAATCCCGTGCAGACGAATCGTGA
- a CDS encoding adenine phosphoribosyltransferase: MTEELGRRIKKLVVDNMRDVPGFPQEGVLFHDITPLLANGPAFQETINLLCEHYEGRIDAIAGLESRGFVLAAPMATRMGIGMITIRKAGKLPGPVIGEDYSIEYGIARMELRPDSVVEGQRVLIIDDVLATGGTARASVNLLEQCKAEVAGVAVLLELTELKGRDKLEGLDVQSAVALSV, from the coding sequence ATGACAGAAGAACTCGGAAGGCGCATCAAGAAACTGGTCGTCGACAATATGCGTGACGTCCCCGGTTTCCCGCAGGAAGGCGTCCTCTTCCACGACATCACACCGCTGCTGGCCAACGGCCCGGCGTTCCAGGAAACTATCAATTTGCTCTGCGAGCACTACGAGGGACGCATTGACGCTATCGCAGGCCTGGAGTCACGAGGCTTCGTCCTGGCTGCACCGATGGCGACACGTATGGGCATCGGTATGATCACGATTCGTAAGGCCGGCAAACTGCCCGGACCGGTGATCGGTGAGGATTACTCCATCGAATACGGCATCGCTCGCATGGAGCTTCGCCCGGACTCTGTCGTAGAGGGACAACGCGTCCTGATCATTGACGACGTGCTGGCCACCGGCGGCACGGCACGTGCCTCGGTGAATCTGCTTGAGCAGTGCAAGGCCGAGGTTGCAGGTGTGGCGGTCCTCCTCGAGTTGACTGAATTGAAGGGCCGAGACAAGCTTGAGGGCCTGGATGTGCAGTCTGCAGTGGCACTGTCTGTCTGA
- the secF gene encoding protein translocase subunit SecF, which translates to MRSYAQWGNALYAGEKSYRIVPNRKIFVYAAGITLVVCALLVSVLGLRQSIEFTGGSQFSMIGISQSEQQLAYDAAKSAGVTDVRVSNLGQNGIRVQTPSLDPNQTAQVRDALAEAYDISADDVQSSSIGPSWGKDVTGKALQSLVIFLAVITALMTVYFRSWTMSISAMTALLHDVALTVAFFAITRVEVSPATVIGFLTILGYSLYDTVVVFDNVRGLTKNVWEQKRYTYGELVNLAVNQTMVRSINTSVVALLPVGAILVIGTVLLGAGTLTDIALALFVGMIVGTYSSIFIASPLLVMLEERRSRAREHNTIVARQRSIDSTDEGDHAPTSDSVQVQAVAARPVIPGHRLGNDAQPQRKKRKRK; encoded by the coding sequence ATGAGAAGTTACGCCCAGTGGGGAAACGCCCTGTATGCGGGCGAGAAATCCTATCGGATCGTCCCGAACCGCAAGATTTTCGTGTACGCGGCCGGCATCACGCTGGTTGTCTGTGCGCTCCTCGTGTCAGTGCTGGGACTGCGTCAATCCATCGAATTCACCGGTGGTTCGCAATTCTCCATGATCGGCATTAGCCAAAGTGAACAGCAGCTTGCATATGATGCAGCCAAATCCGCGGGCGTGACCGACGTGCGCGTGTCGAATCTGGGTCAGAACGGTATCCGCGTCCAGACACCGTCACTGGACCCCAACCAGACAGCGCAAGTTCGCGACGCGCTGGCAGAGGCATACGATATATCCGCAGATGATGTCCAGTCCTCGTCGATCGGCCCGTCATGGGGTAAAGACGTTACCGGGAAGGCACTGCAGTCTCTGGTCATCTTCCTGGCGGTCATCACCGCCTTGATGACGGTGTACTTCCGCTCGTGGACCATGTCAATCTCTGCTATGACGGCTCTGCTGCACGACGTGGCCCTGACCGTCGCGTTCTTCGCGATCACTCGAGTCGAAGTCTCGCCTGCAACCGTCATTGGCTTCCTGACCATTTTGGGATACTCCCTGTATGACACGGTGGTCGTTTTCGACAACGTGCGCGGCCTGACGAAGAACGTGTGGGAGCAGAAGCGCTACACATATGGCGAACTGGTCAATCTCGCCGTCAACCAGACGATGGTGCGTTCCATTAACACTTCCGTTGTTGCACTTCTGCCGGTGGGAGCGATCCTCGTGATCGGTACTGTTCTTCTGGGGGCGGGCACGCTGACGGATATTGCTCTGGCACTGTTCGTCGGAATGATTGTGGGTACCTACTCGTCGATATTTATCGCCTCGCCGCTGTTGGTCATGCTGGAGGAGCGTCGGTCACGCGCCCGTGAACACAACACCATCGTCGCCAGGCAACGCTCAATCGATTCGACTGACGAGGGTGACCACGCCCCAACATCTGACAGTGTTCAGGTACAAGCTGTGGCGGCGCGACCGGTCATCCCGGGGCACCGTCTTGGCAATGATGCTCAACCTCAACGAAAGAAGCGTAAGCGCAAATGA
- the secD gene encoding protein translocase subunit SecD has protein sequence MANKKRRPVRTLVALFVVVAIGIAALLIGRATQGATLHPKLALDLEGGTQLILTPNTTGEDDRNITDEDITEAINIIRNRVDASGVSESEITSMGSNNIVVSLPGRPSEETLNLIRSSSQMDFRPVLQVGAAVAPRQQLEAAQSGDSGQSGAGSAQSGDAADQPQSQTLVSTAMSEDEARQAADQDKDGKLSTEPATTPENNSDSAWMTEQVVFDFLTLDCMSTEARTQTTPGDPDKPYATCSDDGTQKFLLGPIDVKGENLNSAQAAMDYNQTGQATGEWVVSLEFDSVGTEAFKEASTRLVGFQNSDPTRNRFAVVLDNRVITSPSMNAAITDGHAKISGNFTPTSAKALANQLNFGSLPLDFTVQSEQQISATLGSDHLAKGLWAGLIGLILVVLFMIWQYRGLSIISIGSLLMAGVITYLVITLLSWLMEYRLSLPGVVGLIVAVGVTADSFIVYFERIRDEVRDGRPLVAAVDEGWERAKRTIMISDAVNLVAAVVLYMLAVGGLQGFAFTLGVTTVVDLAVIFFFTHPMMELLIRIPFFGEGHKLSGLDPEHLGAKSSAIYAARARTDVRKTKSVSTPSGSTAVGTRKSLAEQRREQAAAAKQEEAR, from the coding sequence GTGGCTAATAAGAAACGTCGCCCGGTGCGCACACTTGTCGCGCTCTTTGTTGTGGTCGCTATCGGCATCGCAGCACTGCTGATCGGACGCGCAACTCAAGGTGCAACACTCCATCCGAAGCTGGCTCTGGACCTCGAAGGTGGAACCCAGCTGATTCTGACGCCGAATACGACAGGCGAAGACGACCGCAATATTACTGATGAGGACATCACTGAGGCGATCAACATTATCCGTAACCGCGTGGACGCCTCGGGTGTCTCCGAATCGGAAATCACCTCAATGGGTTCGAACAACATTGTGGTCTCGCTGCCTGGCCGTCCCTCAGAGGAGACGCTGAATCTGATCCGCTCATCTTCTCAGATGGACTTCCGTCCAGTGCTGCAGGTCGGTGCCGCAGTTGCACCCAGGCAACAACTGGAAGCGGCTCAAAGCGGCGATTCCGGCCAGTCGGGAGCCGGCAGCGCGCAGTCTGGAGATGCAGCCGACCAGCCGCAGTCGCAAACCCTTGTCTCCACGGCCATGTCCGAGGATGAGGCCCGCCAGGCTGCCGACCAGGATAAGGATGGGAAACTGAGCACCGAGCCGGCGACCACACCGGAGAACAACTCGGACTCGGCATGGATGACCGAGCAGGTCGTGTTCGACTTCCTGACCCTGGACTGCATGTCGACTGAGGCACGCACCCAGACCACTCCCGGTGATCCCGACAAGCCTTATGCCACGTGCTCGGATGACGGAACCCAAAAATTCCTGCTTGGCCCGATCGATGTCAAAGGTGAGAACCTGAATTCAGCCCAGGCCGCAATGGACTACAACCAGACGGGGCAGGCAACAGGCGAGTGGGTTGTGAGCCTCGAATTCGACTCAGTCGGTACCGAAGCATTCAAGGAAGCGTCAACTCGTCTGGTCGGCTTCCAGAATTCTGATCCCACGCGTAACCGCTTCGCAGTCGTCCTTGACAATAGGGTGATTACCTCACCGTCGATGAATGCAGCAATCACTGACGGTCATGCCAAGATCAGCGGTAATTTCACGCCAACCAGTGCCAAGGCACTGGCCAATCAGCTGAACTTCGGTTCACTGCCATTGGACTTCACCGTCCAGTCCGAGCAGCAGATCTCTGCAACGCTCGGATCCGATCACCTGGCCAAGGGTCTGTGGGCCGGTCTGATCGGTCTGATCCTGGTTGTCCTGTTCATGATCTGGCAGTACCGAGGCCTGTCGATCATCTCGATCGGTTCACTCCTGATGGCGGGCGTGATCACCTACCTGGTCATCACGTTGCTGTCATGGCTGATGGAATATCGCCTCTCACTGCCTGGCGTAGTTGGCCTGATCGTTGCAGTTGGCGTCACCGCTGACTCGTTCATCGTCTACTTCGAACGCATCCGCGACGAGGTGCGTGACGGTCGCCCGCTCGTGGCAGCCGTCGACGAAGGATGGGAGCGGGCCAAACGCACCATCATGATTTCGGACGCGGTGAACCTCGTGGCCGCCGTGGTGCTGTACATGCTCGCGGTGGGTGGCCTGCAGGGATTCGCCTTCACATTGGGCGTGACGACGGTGGTTGACCTTGCGGTGATCTTCTTCTTCACGCACCCGATGATGGAGCTGCTCATCCGCATCCCATTTTTCGGTGAAGGCCACAAGCTGTCCGGTTTGGATCCCGAACACCTCGGTGCAAAGTCCAGTGCCATCTACGCGGCGCGTGCACGCACTGATGTGCGCAAGACGAAGTCAGTATCAACGCCATCGGGGAGCACAGCGGTCGGCACCCGTAAATCGCTTGCTGAGCAGCGCCGAGAACAAGCCGCTGCGGCTAAGCAGGAGGAAGCACGATGA
- a CDS encoding preprotein translocase subunit YajC, translating to MLWLPLLLMLIVMFWFSSRARKKMAKQQEEQQRIISEQMVPGAWVKTAVGFWGRYVDQDGDIVILETSDGTETYWERSVIREVGEPPFATESADHIEEAISEEEDEPAVLGYDPIEPETPSSVNEGDTLAADLEDEDKRDKNRNKDDIPPVI from the coding sequence ATGCTTTGGCTGCCGCTGTTGTTGATGCTGATTGTGATGTTTTGGTTCTCATCACGCGCTCGCAAGAAAATGGCGAAACAGCAGGAAGAACAGCAACGGATCATCAGCGAACAGATGGTGCCCGGTGCATGGGTGAAGACCGCCGTAGGGTTCTGGGGACGCTACGTGGATCAGGATGGCGACATCGTCATCCTGGAAACGTCGGACGGCACCGAAACTTACTGGGAACGTTCCGTCATCCGCGAAGTCGGCGAGCCACCTTTCGCCACGGAATCAGCTGATCACATCGAAGAAGCCATTTCCGAGGAAGAAGATGAGCCTGCTGTACTTGGGTATGATCCCATCGAACCTGAGACACCCTCGTCAGTGAACGAGGGCGACACGCTCGCAGCGGATCTTGAGGACGAGGATAAGCGGGACAAGAACCGCAACAAGGACGATATTCCGCCCGTCATCTAA
- the ruvB gene encoding Holliday junction branch migration DNA helicase RuvB, which yields MDDDLSPRIVAPDATELERAAEAALRPKHLSEFVGQPRVRTQLELVLKAAIGRSVTPDHVLLAGPPGLGKTTLAMIIAQEMGSSLRLTSGPAIQHAGDLAAILSGLQEGDILFIDEIHRLARTAEEMLYLAMEDFRVDVVVGKGPGATSIPLTLPPFTVVGATTRAGLLPAPLRDRFGFTGHLEFYETEDLVQVINRSAGLLGVSVSDEAAHEIASRSRGTPRIANRLLRRVLDYAQVHGDGTPTLESAREALALFEVDQSGLDRLDRAVLEALCVRFGGGPVGLSTLAITVGEEAETVETVTEPYLMRQGFIVRTPRGRAATPKAWSHLNLTPPSDQDTLI from the coding sequence ATGGACGACGACCTGTCTCCGCGCATTGTCGCGCCAGATGCGACGGAACTGGAGCGCGCAGCTGAAGCTGCTCTCCGTCCGAAACACCTCAGCGAATTCGTGGGTCAGCCGCGCGTGCGCACACAGCTCGAACTGGTGTTGAAAGCAGCGATCGGTCGCTCTGTCACACCCGACCACGTGCTCCTGGCCGGACCGCCTGGACTGGGAAAGACAACCCTGGCGATGATCATTGCGCAGGAGATGGGATCCTCACTGCGCCTGACCTCCGGACCTGCGATCCAGCACGCTGGCGACCTCGCCGCGATCCTGTCTGGCCTGCAGGAAGGTGACATCCTCTTTATCGACGAGATTCACCGCCTGGCACGCACCGCTGAAGAAATGCTCTACCTGGCGATGGAAGACTTCCGTGTCGACGTGGTCGTTGGCAAAGGTCCGGGCGCCACGTCGATTCCGCTGACGCTGCCACCGTTTACAGTGGTGGGCGCGACCACGCGTGCCGGGCTGCTGCCTGCACCGCTGCGCGACCGCTTCGGCTTCACTGGGCACCTGGAGTTCTACGAGACAGAGGACCTGGTTCAGGTCATCAACCGGTCGGCAGGGCTACTGGGAGTGTCGGTCAGCGATGAGGCAGCCCATGAAATCGCCTCCCGTTCACGCGGCACGCCACGTATCGCAAACCGTCTGTTGCGCCGCGTACTTGACTACGCGCAGGTGCATGGGGACGGAACACCCACACTGGAATCGGCGCGTGAAGCACTGGCATTGTTTGAAGTGGACCAGTCGGGACTGGACCGACTGGATCGCGCCGTCCTCGAAGCACTGTGCGTGCGCTTTGGCGGAGGGCCGGTGGGGCTGTCCACGTTGGCTATCACCGTGGGCGAAGAAGCTGAAACCGTTGAAACTGTCACTGAACCGTACCTGATGAGGCAGGGGTTCATTGTTCGCACCCCACGCGGCCGTGCAGCTACACCGAAAGCGTGGTCACACCTGAATCTGACCCCTCCGAGCGATCAGGACACGCTGATTTAA
- the ruvA gene encoding Holliday junction branch migration protein RuvA: MIALLTGTVEHIGLDEVTVVNGGIGWAVKVTPPTAHSLIRGNEVTLHIVMDVKEDAIALFGFPTRDEKDVFTVIRTVSGVGPRIALAALAVLTPDQLRDALAQKDSAQIRKIPGVGPKLADRIVLEIGNKLGPAAHAEDVPSEPDSDEVTEEVTAALVQLGWTQAIARKAVNSLAGQGMGASDLLRASLIKLGGTRG, from the coding sequence GTGATCGCACTGCTGACTGGAACGGTTGAGCACATCGGCCTGGATGAAGTCACTGTGGTCAACGGTGGAATTGGATGGGCCGTCAAGGTCACTCCACCAACGGCGCACAGCCTGATCCGTGGCAATGAGGTCACGCTCCACATCGTCATGGATGTCAAGGAAGATGCGATCGCTTTGTTCGGCTTCCCGACGCGTGACGAGAAAGACGTGTTCACCGTGATCCGCACCGTCTCCGGAGTGGGACCGCGCATCGCCCTGGCGGCGTTGGCAGTTCTCACACCCGACCAGCTGCGCGACGCCCTCGCCCAAAAAGACAGCGCACAAATCAGGAAGATCCCCGGAGTGGGGCCAAAACTTGCTGATCGGATCGTCCTTGAAATTGGAAACAAGCTGGGGCCCGCTGCACACGCTGAAGATGTACCCAGCGAACCCGACAGTGATGAAGTGACCGAGGAAGTCACCGCTGCACTGGTACAGCTCGGCTGGACACAGGCGATTGCCCGAAAAGCAGTCAACTCACTTGCCGGGCAGGGGATGGGGGCATCCGACCTTCTGCGCGCATCACTGATCAAGCTGGGAGGCACCCGTGGATGA
- the ruvC gene encoding crossover junction endodeoxyribonuclease RuvC: MRVMGIDPGITRCGIGVVDVDASRAAALVHVGVARTKTSLATHFRLASIAQEIRHTIETFQPEVVAIERVFAQDNLQSVTTTMQVMGVAMSCVGQARLPMAVHTPSEVKAAITGSGTAGKAQVQHMVARILRLDTPPKPADAADALAIAICHAWRGSGLLGAGDDSQITVSLSGKVSSKGTMTRAQQIWAEAQATQHRTGAVDPRWHRR, from the coding sequence ATGCGCGTAATGGGGATTGACCCGGGCATCACCCGATGCGGAATCGGAGTGGTGGATGTTGATGCGTCACGCGCAGCGGCGCTGGTTCACGTCGGCGTGGCCAGAACCAAAACCAGTCTGGCCACCCATTTTCGCCTCGCATCCATTGCCCAGGAGATCCGGCACACCATTGAGACCTTTCAGCCTGAAGTGGTGGCCATTGAACGGGTTTTCGCACAGGACAACCTTCAGTCAGTAACCACCACAATGCAGGTGATGGGCGTGGCCATGTCATGTGTCGGGCAGGCACGTCTGCCAATGGCAGTCCATACACCGTCAGAAGTCAAAGCAGCGATCACCGGTTCTGGCACCGCCGGGAAAGCGCAGGTGCAGCACATGGTGGCTCGCATCCTCCGCCTCGATACTCCGCCGAAGCCAGCAGACGCGGCTGACGCCCTTGCAATTGCAATCTGTCACGCCTGGCGAGGCTCAGGCTTGCTCGGCGCGGGGGATGATTCTCAGATTACCGTGTCCCTGTCAGGCAAAGTCTCCTCCAAGGGCACCATGACACGGGCTCAGCAGATCTGGGCAGAAGCTCAGGCGACGCAACACCGCACGGGTGCGGTCGATCCGCGCTGGCATCGCCGCTAA
- the pdxT gene encoding pyridoxal 5'-phosphate synthase glutaminase subunit PdxT, which translates to MRTIGVLALQGDISEHVRALEESGARAVYVRHPDQLTQIDGLVIPGGESTAMSILMHATGMDEGLHGAVDQKMPMWGTCAGMIMLASTILDGRSDQIALGAMDMTVRRNAFGRQVDSHEEDLEVDGFDTPFRALFIRAPWVDTVGESVRVMARADNKADGPIVALRNEHCLATSFHPEIGGDNRIHSLFVQMVDQCA; encoded by the coding sequence GTGAGAACCATAGGCGTACTCGCGCTTCAAGGTGATATCTCAGAACATGTGCGGGCGCTGGAAGAATCCGGCGCCCGCGCTGTGTATGTGCGCCACCCTGACCAGTTGACACAGATCGACGGCCTGGTTATTCCCGGTGGGGAGTCAACCGCCATGTCTATCCTCATGCATGCCACAGGTATGGACGAAGGGCTGCATGGGGCTGTGGATCAGAAAATGCCGATGTGGGGGACTTGTGCCGGCATGATTATGCTGGCCAGCACTATTCTTGACGGGCGCAGCGACCAGATCGCATTGGGCGCAATGGACATGACTGTCAGACGTAACGCATTTGGCCGGCAGGTCGACTCCCATGAAGAAGACCTGGAGGTGGATGGATTTGACACGCCATTTCGGGCATTGTTCATTCGCGCTCCATGGGTCGATACGGTCGGAGAATCTGTTCGCGTCATGGCGCGTGCCGACAACAAAGCTGACGGGCCGATTGTCGCACTGCGTAACGAGCACTGCCTTGCGACATCATTCCACCCTGAAATTGGGGGAGACAACCGGATCCATTCTCTCTTCGTGCAGATGGTTGACCAATGCGCGTAA